From the genome of Vicia villosa cultivar HV-30 ecotype Madison, WI linkage group LG2, Vvil1.0, whole genome shotgun sequence, one region includes:
- the LOC131653803 gene encoding uncharacterized protein LOC131653803, protein MKPLPRTRPSPSTGTGDGWSEEATFTLIDAWGKLYKTLNPRNLRQYHWKDVAKAVNDNHAFGRKARRTFDQCKSRINALRKRYATEKARVSDSGDYDNAWPFFDKISSVIGDPLPVRKLSPPSVTPVRASAWALAPVGRRSRTQSQSSLKRPAPGMTSTSESLDESRFNRNLAAFAAAAAAAAEEEIDDSNSDNSDSDEWELSNESQKRNRGRNDMELGHREVASAAKKFSEIHERVNTQIKNVALEKQKMQFSKDSQRMQLRKSTHSKHMDDLLAHSKSGLDTQSTNRKRKRGPTQMKKLAVIDGQKIPIEFDQLTGKPLGENKTKFKSYLGFLSRSKISILINEWDSVDEDVKDDIWTTILEVWDVPNSGFLRKKLMSYVGERWRGFKTILTSKYVHGEYSDKSPLEVYSFLNEEIWEAFVQSRLDPSFQEIRKKAQISSFLNKHPHRLSRGGYELLQEKIMQEKSKQKDESLGDSVAAPPSPPTRHEQWKKARQNASGDYITEDTRIVAEKIDSLVEKASQGAFVPQGRKDILAEAIGRPDHSGGVRGVGRGVGIRQYFGPQSREASTPSVFSSQQIEAIKVELTQQIREQLMQDLSSMGFSKNIPASSPNTIVPASPKGSHSIEPPITEEDEIPKQCELYVDNLIHAVAFGNVYKLGPTIHNQMLENDMVRVVVNEVLDANAQVPMPTDEVETVGHALNNFIQWPKRLVQIISDKDADGSGEEDVSAKSLDPKLDSVQQLVLKAMCMSESIKLELEHERMKFLWLSQRDIMELCMGKQELSITILRLWLTYLNRLSINMGKSDLYGFIDPCFIQSPHDPTKAETYIQNKLYDDKKECYLAPYHNNRQWQLLIVCPKKNNVVFLCSKERKPDNNIVRTIDTALDGYHKRQGVQKKKPTWNVPVCQRQPGTYESGYYIMIHMLNIVSDGIIDPWKKKVFGNSEPFHEDELINVRQRFASFILEYML, encoded by the exons ATGAAACCCCTCCCCAGAACTCGACCGTCTCCGTCCACCGGAACCGGCGACGGCTGGTCCGAGGAGGCCACATTCACACTCATCGACGCCTGGGGCAAACTTTACAAGACGCTTAACCCTAGAAACCTCCGTCAGTATCACTGGAAGGACGTTGCAAAAGCCGTCAACGACAATCACGCCTTCGGCAGAAAAGCGCGCCGCACTTTCGATCAGTGCAAAAGCCGCATCAACGCGCTCAGGAAGAGGTACGCTACCGAGAAAGCTAGGGTTTCTGATTCCGGCGATTACGATAACGCATGGCCGTTTTTCGACAAAATCAGTTCCGTCATTGGAGATCCTTTACCGGTGAGGAAGCTTTCGCCGCCGTCTGTCACTCCTGTTAGGGCTTCGGCATGGGCGCTCGCACCGGTTGGTCGTCGATCTCGGACTCAGAGTCAGAGCAGTCTGAAACGACCTGCGCCGGGGATGACATCGACTTCGGAGAGCTTGGATGAGTCGCGATTTAACCGAAATTTAGCTGCCTTTGCTGCTGCGGCTGCTGCAGCTGCGGAAGAAGAGATTGATGATTCGAATTCAGATAATTCAGATTCAGATGAGTGGGAGTTGAGCAATGAGAGCCAGAAGAGGAATAGGGGAAGAAATGATATGGAATTAGGGCATAGAGAGGTTGCAAGCGCTGCGAAGAAGTTTAGTGAGATACATGAGAGAGTGAACACGCAGATAAAAAATGTGGCTTTGGAGAAACAGAAGATGCAATTTTCAAAGGATTCTCAGAGGATGCAGCTTCGTAAAAGCACACACTCAAA ACACATGGATGATCTCTTAGCTCATTCCAAAAGTGGTTTAGATACTCAGTCTACCAACAGAAAGCGTAAACGTGGTCCCACACAAATGAAAAAGCTAGCAGTTATTGATGGACAAAAGATACCGATTGAATTTGATCAATTAACTGGTAAACCGTTGGGGGAAAACAAGACAAAGTTCAAGAGTTATTTGGGTTTCCTTAGTCGAAGCAAAATCAGTATTTTGATTAATGAATGGGATTCTGTAGATGAGGACGTCAAGGATGACATTTGGACAACCATCTTG GAAGTATGGGATGTTCCTAATTCTGGGTTCTTACGAAAGAAATTGATGTCATATGTGGGTGAACGGTGGAGGGGATTTAAGACTATTTTGACTTCCAAATATGTACATGGAGAGTATAGTGATAAATCTCCTCTTGAGGTCTATAGTTTTCTCAATGAAGAAATATGGGAGGCGTTTGTTCAATCGCGATTGGACCCTTCCTTTCAG GAGATAAGAAAGAAAGCGCAAATCAGTTCTTTTCTAAACAAACACCCTCACAGACTGTCTCGTGGGGGATATGAGTTGCTCCAGGAGAAGATAATGCAagagaaatcaaaacaaaaagacgAATCATTGGGAGATTCAGTAGCTGCACCTCCATCTCCACCAACACGCCATGAACAATGGAAGAAAGCTCGGCAAAATGCATCAGGAGATTACATAACAGAGGACACACGCATTGTTGCCGAGAAAATT GATTCTCTTGTTGAAAAAGCATCTCAAGGAGCTTTTGTTCCACAAGGACGTAAAGATATTTTGGCAGAAGCCATTGGCCGACCTGACCACTCTGGTGGTGTTCGTGGTGTTGGTCGTGGTGTCGGTATTCGACAATACTTTGGGCCACAGTCACGTGAAGCCTCCACTCCATCTGTTTTTAGTAGCCAACAAATAGAGGCCATAAAAGTGGAGCTTACTCAACAAATTAGAGAGCAATTGATGCAGGATTTGTCATCTATGGGTTTCTCTAAGAATATACCAGCTTCTTCTCCTAATACCATTGTGCCTGCGAGCCCGAAGGGCAGTCACTCCATTGAGCCGCCTATAACAGAGGAGGATGAAATCCCAAAACAATGTGAATTGTATGTTGATAATTTAATTCATGCCGTGGCCTTTGGTAATGTTTACAAGTTAGGGCCCACCATACATAATCAAATGCTAGAAAATGATATGGTGAGGGTTGTGGTTAACGAGGTCCTAGATGCAAATGCTCAAGTGCCTATGCCCACAGATGAAGTGGAAACGGTTGGGCATGCTCTTAACAATTTCATTCAATGGCCGAAAagacttgtgcaaattatttctgATAAG GATGCTGATGGATCCGGGGAAGAGGACGTTTCAGCCAAAAGCTTGGACCCTAAACTAGATTCCGTTCAACAATTGGTTTTAAAGGCAATGTGTATGTCAGAATCTATAAAGCTCGAATTGGAACACGAAAGGATGAAGTTTCTCTGGCTCTCACAGAGAGATATTATGGAATTGTGTATGGGTAAACAAGAGTTATCCATAACTATTCTACGACTGTGGTTAAC GTATTTGAATCGCCTTTCTATTAATATGGGTAAGAGTGACCTGTATGGATTTATTGATCCATGTTTTATTCAAAGTCCACATGATCCAACTAAAGCTGAAACCTACATACAGAATAAGTTATACGATGATAAAAAAGAGTGTTACCTAGCTCCTTATCACAACAA TCGTCAATGGCAATTGCTCATTGTTTGTCCTAAGAAGAATAATGTAGTATTCCTATGTTCGAAGGAAAGAAAGCCAGATAACAATATTGTTCGCACTATAGATAC AGCTTTGGATGGATATCATAAGCGGCAAGGTGTTCAAAAGAAGAAGCCAACATGGAATGTCCCCGTC TGTCAAAGACAGCCTGGTACTTATGAAAGCGGCTACTATATTATGATACACATGTTGAACATTGTATCTGATGGTATTATTGATCCATGGAAAAAGAAG GTATTTGGAAATTCAGAACCATTCCATGAAGATGAACTTATAAACGTTCGACAACGTTTCGCTAGTTTTATTCTTGAGTATATGCTATAA